The proteins below are encoded in one region of Bremerella sp. P1:
- a CDS encoding class I SAM-dependent methyltransferase: MATKDFGAIETDYAFFMSNATEAKSDVEEYARQLNGFAEGRELIHLLDFGCGTGEFSRQLLETLAWPKESLYLTLFEPVDHQQEIAARRLCRFSDHAIASLGEASFDQRPTFDVIVSNHVLYYAENLTQTIEQLLERLHAEGRMLLAMAGHENALIKLWKVGFDLLNQPIPFYIAEDVAAVLADHNVSVSTSPSHYQLRFPDSEENRWKILRFLFDDYLRQMPREQLLREFDQYVQDDHIEINTFSDHFVVQLNPAT; encoded by the coding sequence ATGGCAACGAAGGACTTCGGCGCGATTGAAACCGACTACGCGTTTTTCATGTCGAATGCCACCGAGGCAAAAAGTGACGTCGAGGAATACGCTCGACAACTCAACGGATTTGCCGAGGGACGAGAGCTGATTCACCTGCTCGACTTTGGCTGCGGCACCGGCGAGTTCAGTCGGCAACTGCTCGAAACCCTGGCCTGGCCGAAGGAGTCGTTGTACCTGACCCTCTTCGAGCCGGTTGACCATCAACAAGAGATCGCGGCCCGCCGGTTGTGCCGCTTCAGCGATCATGCGATCGCCAGCTTGGGAGAAGCCTCGTTCGATCAGCGACCGACCTTCGATGTGATAGTTTCCAATCACGTGTTGTACTACGCCGAGAATCTTACCCAGACGATCGAACAACTCTTAGAACGCCTGCACGCGGAAGGCAGAATGCTGTTGGCGATGGCCGGGCATGAGAACGCGTTGATCAAGCTGTGGAAAGTCGGGTTTGACCTTCTCAACCAGCCGATTCCTTTTTACATCGCCGAGGACGTCGCGGCGGTACTTGCGGACCACAATGTCAGCGTGAGCACGTCTCCGTCGCATTACCAACTTCGCTTTCCTGACAGCGAAGAGAACCGCTGGAAGATCCTGCGGTTCCTATTCGACGACTACCTGCGACAGATGCCACGCGAGCAGCTGCTACGGGAGTTCGACCAGTACGTTCAAGACGATCACATCGAGATCAACACCTTCAGCGACCACTTCGTCGTGCAGCTAAATCCGGCAACGTAG
- a CDS encoding DUF3302 domain-containing protein: MDIASLFACFVIAILFFVIVAAIAFLGSLPGRIAQGRNHPHVDAINAASWIGLALGGVLWPVAFVWAFIPFGNSTPAEGSEVETLRKQVAELQAELDSLKSASA, encoded by the coding sequence ATGGACATTGCCTCGCTGTTCGCCTGTTTCGTTATCGCGATTCTGTTTTTTGTGATCGTTGCGGCGATTGCCTTTCTCGGGTCGCTTCCTGGCCGCATTGCCCAAGGGCGAAATCATCCTCACGTCGACGCCATCAACGCAGCCAGTTGGATTGGGTTAGCCCTGGGTGGGGTTCTCTGGCCGGTCGCGTTTGTGTGGGCGTTTATTCCCTTCGGTAATTCAACCCCGGCAGAGGGTAGTGAAGTTGAGACGCTCCGTAAACAAGTGGCCGAACTTCAGGCCGAACTCGATTCCCTTAAAAGTGCGTCGGCTTAA
- a CDS encoding HlyD family secretion protein — MIALFVILYAAGIWLFYMKMKVKPTPVNLAVCSVIGIVAVGAIVIIWQFSAPTSSQLVVSRYTIQIVPQVKGPITKLAAKPNVPLTKGKDVLFEIQKDQYQFAVNQSEGDLRAAEKTVEQLIAGLKVADATIQEATASREAAKADLAAKEDANQRSPGAVSALELTELRAKVVAAEAGVDKANAAKEVATLTLQTAEQQVGVAKAKLDTAEFDLAQCTVYAPADGFITNWQVREGAMAVPLPMAPMGSFVDMSDVTVVGVFSQNVLTNVDQGDRVEVVFKNHPGQVYGGTVDRVIQGSGEGQFLTSGKLIDVSSVHSSGKFAVKIDLDDKEFAKELPIGTAGMATIYTSKGKPFQVISTVTVRIKALMYYLLPM, encoded by the coding sequence ATGATTGCCTTGTTTGTCATTTTGTATGCGGCGGGGATTTGGCTCTTCTATATGAAGATGAAGGTCAAGCCAACGCCTGTGAACTTGGCTGTGTGTTCCGTCATCGGAATCGTTGCGGTGGGAGCGATTGTGATCATTTGGCAATTCTCTGCACCGACTTCCAGCCAGTTGGTTGTTTCGCGGTATACGATTCAGATCGTTCCACAGGTCAAAGGCCCCATTACCAAGCTCGCTGCCAAACCCAATGTTCCACTGACGAAGGGAAAAGACGTTCTATTCGAGATTCAAAAGGACCAATACCAGTTCGCTGTGAATCAGAGCGAAGGGGATCTGCGTGCTGCCGAGAAAACGGTAGAGCAATTGATTGCCGGACTCAAAGTTGCTGACGCCACGATTCAAGAAGCAACCGCCAGTCGCGAGGCAGCCAAAGCCGACCTGGCTGCGAAGGAAGATGCGAACCAGCGTTCGCCAGGCGCGGTGAGTGCCCTGGAACTGACTGAACTGCGAGCGAAGGTCGTTGCCGCAGAAGCAGGTGTCGATAAGGCCAATGCGGCCAAGGAAGTCGCCACGTTAACCTTGCAAACGGCCGAGCAACAAGTAGGAGTTGCCAAAGCCAAGCTCGATACGGCTGAATTCGATCTCGCGCAGTGCACCGTGTATGCGCCGGCTGATGGTTTCATTACGAATTGGCAAGTTCGCGAAGGCGCGATGGCCGTGCCACTGCCGATGGCTCCGATGGGATCATTCGTCGACATGAGCGATGTCACTGTCGTGGGAGTGTTCAGCCAGAACGTACTGACGAACGTTGATCAAGGCGATCGCGTCGAAGTGGTCTTTAAAAACCATCCCGGTCAGGTTTATGGCGGCACGGTAGATCGAGTTATCCAAGGTAGCGGCGAAGGGCAGTTCCTCACTTCAGGGAAGCTGATTGACGTTTCGAGTGTGCATTCCAGTGGAAAGTTTGCCGTGAAGATCGACCTCGACGACAAGGAGTTTGCGAAAGAGCTTCCCATCGGAACCGCCGGTATGGCCACAATCTACACCAGCAAAGGGAAGCCGTTTCAAGTGATTAGCACCGTCACCGTTCGGATTAAAGCGTTGATGTACTATCTTCTGCCAATGTAA
- a CDS encoding DUF1553 domain-containing protein, translating into MSLRRVLFLFLASLAAVGLDVRLARAQSSIDFNRDIRPIFAARCFACHGPDESHREADLRLDERDAAIDYGAIVPNSPDESLLLERILTDDPELQMPPPHTNDTLTAEQKEKFRKWIQEGAPYAEHWAFVPPEKPPVPEVSDAKWPRDDIDRFVLARLERDGLKPSPDADKYALVRRVYLDLIGLPPTPAEADAFVNDQDPQAYEKLVDRLLASKHYGERWAREWLDLARYSDTNGYEKDRPRSIWPYRDWVIRAINDDMPFDQFTIEQIAGDMLPDATQSQKIATGFHRNTMLNEEGGIDPLEYRFYAMVDRVATTGTVWLGLTVGCAQCHTHKYDPITHTDYYSFMALLNNADEPDLRIQSADVLNRREELTRQVDKLTAELASQFPPAEGEGDEQERRQANLQAKRSAWLADARKQVAPWQPLAATKLESNLPKLESLPDHSILSSGDITKRDVFTLTYAIDESQLPLTALRLEVMADPRLPAGGPGRAYYEGREGDFFLSELSAKFDGQPVKLDGASHSYGKISIGSGNADAANVLDGNGSTGWSTAQREGESHQLVVNLPQPITKADELKVELLFERHFAASLGRFRVSAASADRQVSAKQMPVEVETLLAMSPEELSPEQQEQINHYYLSVAPELADARKPIDDLRKRMPAFPTTLVMQERPTDNPRPTFLHHRGEYLSPKEAVTPRVPEFLGDDSSEGPRTRLELARWLVSEENPLTARVVANRTWQAFFGRGLAESSGDFGTQSDPPTHPELLDYLACSLMENGWSMKALHRKIVLSSTYRQTADASPELREIDSGNRLLARGPRFRVDAEIVRDVMLKASGKFSGEMFGPGVYPPQPDSVTALAYGNFKWKPSTGNDRYRRSIYTFSKRTTPFAAFAVFDAPSGEVCTAKRDRSNTPLQALTLLNDAMYIELAQAMAAAAQQEASTPEAIAENIFRRLLTRPPEADELKAILAYRNQQLARLQNGELDVKVIASQESSSPEQAAWVMVARSLMNLDEAVTKP; encoded by the coding sequence ATGTCGCTTCGTCGAGTTCTCTTCCTATTCCTGGCTTCCCTGGCGGCCGTCGGTCTCGATGTACGCCTGGCAAGGGCCCAGTCGTCGATTGATTTCAATCGAGATATCCGCCCAATCTTTGCTGCCCGCTGCTTTGCATGTCATGGCCCTGACGAGTCGCACCGCGAGGCCGACCTGCGGTTGGACGAGCGGGACGCCGCGATCGATTATGGGGCCATCGTGCCCAACTCGCCGGACGAGAGTTTGCTGCTCGAGCGTATCCTGACCGATGATCCCGAGCTGCAGATGCCTCCGCCACATACCAACGACACGCTGACGGCCGAGCAGAAAGAAAAGTTTCGCAAGTGGATTCAAGAGGGAGCCCCCTATGCCGAGCACTGGGCGTTTGTCCCGCCTGAGAAGCCACCGGTGCCGGAGGTTTCCGATGCGAAGTGGCCACGCGATGATATCGACCGGTTCGTGCTGGCTCGTCTGGAAAGGGATGGCCTGAAGCCATCGCCGGACGCGGATAAGTACGCCTTGGTTCGCCGCGTCTACTTGGACCTGATCGGCTTGCCACCCACACCAGCCGAGGCCGACGCATTTGTCAACGATCAAGACCCTCAAGCTTACGAGAAACTCGTCGATCGGTTGTTGGCTTCGAAGCATTATGGCGAACGCTGGGCCCGCGAGTGGTTGGACCTGGCTCGCTACTCCGATACTAACGGCTACGAGAAAGATCGTCCTCGTTCGATCTGGCCTTATCGAGACTGGGTCATTCGGGCGATCAACGATGACATGCCGTTTGATCAGTTTACGATCGAGCAGATCGCCGGCGACATGTTGCCGGATGCGACCCAAAGCCAAAAGATCGCTACCGGCTTTCATCGCAATACGATGCTCAACGAAGAAGGGGGCATCGATCCGCTTGAGTACCGCTTCTATGCCATGGTCGACCGCGTCGCTACAACCGGGACCGTTTGGCTGGGCCTGACAGTCGGTTGTGCTCAGTGCCACACGCACAAGTACGATCCGATCACGCACACCGACTATTACTCGTTCATGGCATTGCTCAACAACGCGGACGAGCCAGACCTGCGGATTCAATCGGCCGACGTCCTCAATCGCCGTGAAGAGTTGACCAGGCAGGTCGACAAGCTCACGGCCGAGCTGGCCAGCCAGTTTCCACCGGCCGAAGGCGAGGGAGACGAGCAAGAACGTCGACAAGCGAACCTGCAGGCCAAGCGTTCGGCTTGGCTCGCCGATGCCCGCAAGCAGGTCGCCCCGTGGCAGCCCCTGGCGGCCACCAAGCTGGAAAGCAACTTGCCGAAGCTCGAGTCGCTTCCTGATCACTCGATTCTTTCCAGTGGCGATATTACTAAACGCGACGTGTTCACGTTGACCTACGCGATTGATGAAAGCCAATTGCCGCTGACGGCGCTACGGCTGGAGGTCATGGCCGACCCACGCTTGCCGGCCGGCGGCCCAGGTCGTGCCTATTATGAAGGCCGCGAAGGGGACTTCTTCCTCAGTGAGCTGTCGGCCAAGTTCGACGGTCAGCCAGTCAAGCTGGACGGGGCCTCGCATAGCTACGGCAAGATCAGCATCGGCAGCGGCAACGCCGACGCGGCCAATGTGCTGGATGGGAATGGTTCGACCGGATGGTCGACTGCCCAGCGCGAAGGCGAGTCGCATCAGTTGGTCGTCAATTTGCCGCAGCCGATCACCAAGGCAGACGAGCTGAAGGTAGAGCTCCTGTTCGAGCGCCACTTTGCGGCCAGCCTCGGAAGATTCCGCGTGTCGGCCGCATCGGCCGATCGACAGGTATCGGCCAAGCAGATGCCAGTCGAAGTGGAAACGTTGCTTGCTATGTCTCCCGAAGAGCTTTCGCCGGAACAGCAAGAACAAATCAATCACTACTATCTTTCGGTCGCTCCGGAACTGGCTGATGCCCGCAAGCCAATTGATGATTTGCGGAAGAGAATGCCTGCGTTTCCGACCACGCTTGTGATGCAAGAACGACCTACGGATAACCCGCGTCCGACCTTCCTGCATCATCGTGGCGAGTACTTGAGCCCGAAGGAAGCCGTTACACCGCGCGTGCCAGAGTTCCTCGGCGATGATTCGTCCGAAGGTCCCCGCACTCGGTTGGAACTGGCGCGGTGGCTGGTCAGTGAAGAGAATCCGTTGACGGCCCGGGTTGTGGCCAACCGAACGTGGCAGGCATTTTTTGGCCGGGGGCTCGCGGAAAGCAGTGGAGACTTCGGTACCCAGTCTGATCCGCCGACGCATCCGGAGCTGCTGGATTACCTGGCCTGCTCGCTGATGGAAAACGGTTGGTCGATGAAAGCATTGCATCGCAAGATCGTGCTCAGCTCGACCTACCGTCAGACGGCAGATGCTTCGCCGGAGCTTCGCGAAATCGATTCGGGAAACCGGCTGCTCGCACGAGGGCCTCGGTTCCGCGTCGATGCCGAAATCGTCCGAGACGTGATGCTCAAGGCCAGCGGTAAGTTCTCTGGCGAAATGTTCGGCCCTGGCGTCTATCCGCCGCAGCCCGATAGCGTGACCGCGCTGGCCTATGGAAATTTCAAGTGGAAGCCATCGACCGGCAACGATCGATATCGCCGCTCGATTTACACGTTCAGCAAACGCACCACTCCTTTCGCGGCGTTTGCCGTGTTTGACGCTCCTAGCGGTGAGGTGTGTACGGCTAAGCGAGACCGCAGCAACACTCCGCTGCAAGCGCTGACGCTGCTGAATGATGCCATGTACATCGAATTGGCTCAGGCAATGGCAGCGGCCGCCCAGCAAGAGGCTTCTACGCCCGAAGCGATCGCCGAGAATATTTTCCGCCGACTGCTGACGCGGCCTCCGGAAGCAGACGAGTTGAAAGCGATCCTTGCGTATCGAAACCAACAGCTTGCGCGTTTGCAAAACGGCGAGCTTGACGTCAAGGTCATTGCCTCGCAGGAGTCGAGTTCGCCCGAGCAGGCCGCCTGGGTCATGGTGGCTCGCTCGCTGATGAACCTGGATGAAGCTGTTACCAAACCTTAA
- a CDS encoding DUF1501 domain-containing protein produces the protein MNWLQEQTRRHFFRNCGVGLGKIALASLLAQSNEAVAEDGSPFAPKPTHFPAKAKRVIYLFMAGAPSQLELFDYKPKLAEMEGKPIPPSVIDGQRYAFIQPDAAVLGPRFKFAKHGQCGAEISEVLPGLAKVVDDIAIVRSVHTDHFNHSPAQLFCNTGNGVPGRPSMGSWLSYGLGSEADDLPSFVVLKSGGSLSGGAAMWNAGFLPSVHQGVPFRGQGQPILNVSNPPGYDQKAQRDSLDLIHQLNGKQLEGIGDPEIRTRMEAYEMAFRMQSRAPELMDYSQESKETLDLYGVNPGESKNDFATNCLMARRLAERGVRFVQVYHAGWDHHSNVEGGIRGQAKQTDQACAALVEDLRRRGMLDETLIVWGGEFGRTPMVEASAALGRSKGRDHHPQAFTMWFAGGGIKPGFSMGKTDELGFNVVEDQVHVHDVQATILKCLGIDHNKLTFRHRGLNFKLTGVEEHHPVEQLLS, from the coding sequence ATGAACTGGCTACAAGAACAAACGCGACGGCATTTCTTTCGCAATTGCGGAGTAGGACTCGGCAAGATTGCCTTGGCATCGCTGTTGGCTCAGTCGAATGAAGCCGTGGCAGAAGATGGTAGCCCCTTCGCGCCCAAACCAACCCACTTCCCGGCGAAGGCCAAGCGGGTGATCTACCTGTTCATGGCCGGTGCGCCGAGCCAGCTGGAGCTGTTCGACTACAAGCCGAAACTGGCCGAGATGGAAGGGAAGCCAATTCCCCCGTCGGTCATCGATGGCCAGCGTTATGCGTTCATTCAGCCGGATGCGGCGGTGCTTGGTCCACGGTTTAAGTTTGCCAAGCATGGTCAGTGTGGTGCCGAGATTTCGGAAGTGCTGCCGGGCCTGGCCAAGGTGGTCGATGACATCGCGATCGTGCGTTCAGTCCACACCGACCATTTCAATCACTCGCCGGCTCAGCTGTTTTGTAATACCGGTAATGGTGTGCCGGGCCGTCCGAGCATGGGCTCGTGGCTCAGCTATGGGCTGGGGAGTGAAGCGGATGACTTGCCGTCGTTTGTCGTGCTAAAAAGTGGCGGTAGTTTGAGTGGTGGCGCGGCGATGTGGAACGCTGGCTTTTTGCCGTCGGTCCATCAAGGCGTGCCGTTTCGCGGTCAAGGTCAGCCGATCTTGAACGTTTCCAATCCGCCTGGCTACGATCAAAAAGCCCAGCGTGACTCGCTCGACTTGATCCATCAACTCAACGGTAAACAGTTGGAAGGGATCGGCGATCCCGAGATTCGCACACGCATGGAAGCGTACGAAATGGCGTTCCGCATGCAGTCGCGGGCACCCGAGCTGATGGACTATTCTCAAGAGTCGAAAGAGACACTCGACCTGTACGGAGTAAATCCAGGCGAGTCGAAGAATGACTTTGCGACGAACTGTTTGATGGCCCGCCGACTGGCCGAGCGGGGTGTCCGCTTCGTGCAGGTTTACCATGCCGGCTGGGATCATCACAGCAACGTCGAAGGAGGCATTCGCGGTCAGGCCAAGCAAACCGATCAGGCCTGTGCGGCGCTGGTCGAAGATCTTCGCCGCCGCGGCATGTTGGATGAAACGCTGATTGTTTGGGGGGGCGAGTTTGGTCGTACGCCGATGGTCGAAGCCAGTGCGGCACTAGGCCGAAGCAAGGGCCGCGATCATCACCCGCAAGCATTCACCATGTGGTTCGCTGGCGGCGGCATCAAGCCAGGGTTTTCGATGGGCAAGACGGATGAACTCGGGTTCAATGTCGTCGAGGACCAGGTACACGTGCATGACGTCCAGGCAACGATTCTGAAGTGCCTGGGCATCGACCACAACAAGCTGACGTTCCGACACCGTGGACTGAATTTCAAGCTGACCGGCGTGGAAGAGCATCATCCAGTCGAACAGCTGTTGAGCTAA
- a CDS encoding ABC transporter permease, translating into MNLRSIIWHELKSRPAGVAFNSLTIFLGVAALVAIRHVTVHSEEAVSKQLTNLGANILVIPKDATLQDYYAADQNGGTLPEEYVAEIFLAGLSGVEQVSPRLNVSTELNGHPVAVTGILPQSEVESLATWQATTMFMNTTDTGCCTKANVATSDDLKAPEALVKHRAIQNLDKKALVLGADIAQKLNCQVNDKLKLQDENFTVIGVLPVTGTVDDGRVFAHLHSVQRLWEKDSTCNAIEIVGCCEDAAGSLVPQLRDLLPDAKVVTISQVVETQVGVNALMAKTSWIVLAVMIVVGGAGLAGSIASNVRERRREIGTLMALGATPGFIQKLFLGKAFVLGLCAGSIGCLVGVVTAIIAGPVWAGVAITPLLGTSLLAIFAATLVALVAAWWPAQGAAHLDPCICFREV; encoded by the coding sequence ATGAATCTTCGTTCCATCATCTGGCACGAGTTGAAATCGCGCCCGGCCGGGGTGGCGTTCAACAGCCTGACGATCTTTCTGGGAGTCGCCGCGTTGGTGGCGATTCGCCACGTCACGGTCCATTCCGAAGAGGCCGTGTCGAAACAGCTGACCAACCTGGGAGCCAACATCCTGGTCATTCCCAAGGACGCCACGCTGCAAGATTATTACGCCGCCGATCAAAACGGCGGTACGTTACCGGAAGAGTACGTTGCCGAAATCTTCCTCGCCGGTTTGTCCGGTGTCGAACAGGTTTCACCGCGTCTGAACGTCTCGACTGAGCTCAATGGGCACCCGGTCGCCGTCACCGGCATTCTGCCTCAGTCCGAGGTCGAATCGCTGGCCACATGGCAGGCAACGACCATGTTCATGAACACGACCGATACCGGCTGCTGCACGAAGGCCAACGTCGCCACGAGCGACGACCTGAAAGCACCTGAGGCATTGGTTAAGCATCGGGCGATTCAAAACCTCGACAAGAAGGCTTTGGTGCTGGGTGCCGACATCGCCCAGAAGCTGAACTGCCAGGTCAACGACAAGTTGAAGCTGCAAGACGAAAACTTCACCGTGATCGGCGTTCTACCGGTCACCGGGACGGTGGACGACGGACGGGTATTTGCCCATCTGCATTCGGTCCAACGTCTGTGGGAGAAGGACTCGACCTGCAATGCCATTGAAATTGTCGGCTGCTGCGAAGACGCGGCCGGTAGCCTGGTCCCGCAGCTGCGCGATCTTCTGCCAGACGCCAAGGTTGTGACGATCTCGCAAGTCGTCGAAACGCAGGTCGGGGTTAACGCGCTGATGGCCAAGACCTCGTGGATCGTGCTGGCCGTGATGATCGTCGTTGGTGGCGCCGGCCTGGCCGGTTCGATCGCATCGAACGTGCGGGAACGCCGCCGTGAGATCGGTACGTTGATGGCCCTCGGGGCAACGCCTGGCTTCATCCAGAAGCTGTTCCTCGGCAAGGCCTTCGTCCTGGGGCTGTGTGCCGGCAGCATTGGCTGCCTGGTCGGTGTCGTGACCGCGATCATTGCTGGCCCGGTTTGGGCAGGCGTCGCGATCACACCACTGTTGGGGACGTCGCTGCTCGCCATTTTTGCGGCCACGCTGGTAGCACTAGTCGCCGCATGGTGGCCCGCTCAGGGAGCCGCCCATCTCGATCCTTGCATCTGTTTCCGAGAGGTCTAA
- a CDS encoding amidohydrolase, with the protein MTTNSCFGPMVSRLLLATLLLSLIVFGPRVSAAQMADKIYHNGNILTINDAAPEAEAVAIKDGKILAVGTRDEVLKTRGDGTTLVDLAGRTMLPGFVDSHGHAYMIGIQATTANLLPPPDGQGKDIAALQTLLKDWAENNQDAVTKVGWIAGFGYDDSQLAEQRHPTRDDLDEISKDLPVIIIHQSGHLGVANSKALEIAGVTKDTKNPEGGVFRRKEGSQEPNGVCEEYAFFRLIAKLLEQFDDDINEALVIEGTKLEASFGYTTAQEGRAMGPGIAAIKRTADSGKLPIDLVTYPDILEVDDIRPTPEYSGHFRIGGAKLTIDGSPQGKTAWLTEPYFVPPPGQPKTYRGYAAIDEPTTYRAVEKAYANGWQILCHANGDAASDVFLEAVRRAQEKYPGVDNRPVLIHGQVLREDQVEQLKKLGIFPSLFPMHTFYWGDWHRESVLGPVRAENISPTGWVLERGMMFGSHHDAPVALPDSMRVLSATVTRRSRSGKILGAEHRVPVATALKALTIWPAWQHFEEDTKGTIEVGKLADFAILSENPLTIDESKLADIKVLETIKEGVSVYQRPADDKLSLATPAMFGITLTAPSDKPHAHFGGSMVCGDGCFNHGLSLLVNAINHQRSDDEE; encoded by the coding sequence ATGACTACGAACTCGTGTTTCGGGCCCATGGTAAGCAGACTCTTGCTGGCGACATTGCTGTTGAGCCTGATCGTGTTCGGGCCACGTGTTTCCGCTGCTCAGATGGCCGACAAGATCTACCACAATGGGAATATCTTGACGATCAACGACGCCGCGCCTGAGGCTGAAGCGGTTGCGATCAAGGATGGAAAGATTCTAGCCGTAGGCACCCGGGACGAGGTGCTCAAAACGAGAGGAGACGGCACGACGCTCGTCGATCTGGCAGGTCGCACGATGCTGCCGGGGTTCGTCGATTCCCATGGCCATGCTTACATGATTGGTATCCAGGCCACGACGGCGAATCTGTTGCCTCCCCCGGATGGACAAGGCAAAGACATCGCTGCCCTTCAAACGCTGCTGAAGGATTGGGCCGAGAACAACCAGGACGCCGTGACCAAGGTCGGGTGGATCGCAGGCTTCGGCTACGACGATTCCCAACTCGCCGAGCAGCGACACCCGACGCGCGATGATCTCGATGAAATCTCAAAAGACTTGCCGGTGATTATTATCCATCAATCGGGCCACCTGGGCGTCGCGAATAGTAAAGCTCTGGAGATTGCTGGCGTCACCAAGGATACCAAGAACCCGGAAGGGGGCGTGTTTCGGCGCAAAGAGGGTTCGCAAGAGCCAAACGGCGTATGCGAAGAGTATGCGTTCTTCAGGCTAATCGCAAAGCTACTGGAACAGTTCGATGATGACATCAACGAGGCACTCGTCATCGAAGGTACCAAGCTTGAGGCATCCTTCGGCTACACCACGGCCCAGGAAGGTCGAGCCATGGGGCCAGGCATTGCCGCGATTAAGCGTACCGCGGACTCGGGAAAGCTTCCCATCGACCTGGTCACGTATCCCGATATTCTAGAAGTCGACGACATCCGCCCAACGCCCGAGTACTCTGGTCACTTTCGAATCGGTGGCGCAAAGCTGACCATCGATGGTTCGCCACAGGGGAAGACGGCCTGGCTGACCGAGCCGTACTTTGTTCCGCCTCCAGGGCAGCCGAAGACGTACCGGGGTTACGCCGCGATTGACGAGCCCACGACCTACCGAGCCGTGGAAAAGGCCTATGCCAACGGCTGGCAGATTTTATGCCACGCCAATGGTGACGCCGCGTCCGATGTTTTCCTGGAGGCAGTTCGCCGCGCGCAGGAGAAGTACCCCGGCGTCGATAATCGCCCGGTCTTGATCCACGGACAGGTGCTGCGTGAAGATCAAGTCGAACAGCTTAAGAAGCTAGGCATCTTCCCCTCGTTGTTCCCGATGCACACGTTTTACTGGGGCGACTGGCACCGCGAGTCGGTGCTAGGCCCGGTGCGTGCCGAGAACATCTCGCCCACCGGCTGGGTCTTGGAACGCGGAATGATGTTCGGCAGCCATCATGATGCACCGGTAGCCTTGCCCGACTCGATGCGAGTTCTTTCGGCGACGGTCACACGCCGATCACGAAGTGGAAAGATCCTCGGGGCAGAACACCGGGTGCCGGTTGCGACGGCCCTGAAGGCGCTTACCATCTGGCCTGCGTGGCAGCACTTCGAGGAAGATACCAAAGGAACGATCGAAGTGGGGAAACTGGCCGACTTCGCCATTCTCTCGGAGAACCCTTTAACGATCGACGAGAGTAAACTAGCCGATATCAAGGTGCTTGAAACGATCAAAGAAGGGGTGTCTGTTTACCAACGCCCGGCCGACGATAAACTCTCGCTGGCGACTCCGGCCATGTTTGGAATCACACTCACCGCCCCCAGTGACAAGCCGCACGCACACTTCGGCGGCAGCATGGTTTGTGGCGACGGCTGCTTCAATCATGGGCTGAGCTTGCTGGTCAATGCGATCAATCACCAGCGCAGTGATGACGAAGAGTAA
- a CDS encoding ABC transporter ATP-binding protein, with product MIQLEAIRKDYKQRGHSLTAFQCESQQIESGEYIAIVGPSGSGKTTLLSMLGGMLSPTTGRVLIDGVSLYEHSVAERSAIRGQKMGFVFQSFNLIPYLTALQNVQIPLSFSKMPVSEQQEQATEMLTYLGLAERLHHRPSELSVGQQQRVALARTLVNDPQIILADEPTGNLDPSSREVVLEIFDQCHQQGRTLVVVTHDPSVAQRATRRLTLDNGMLVDGDERGSTSTPQVSAA from the coding sequence ATGATTCAACTTGAAGCGATCCGCAAGGATTACAAACAACGCGGCCATTCATTGACCGCGTTTCAGTGTGAGTCTCAGCAAATCGAAAGTGGCGAGTACATCGCGATCGTCGGCCCCAGCGGAAGCGGCAAGACGACCTTGCTTTCGATGCTGGGTGGCATGCTCTCACCGACGACCGGCCGCGTGCTGATCGATGGTGTCTCGCTGTACGAACACTCGGTCGCCGAGCGTTCGGCCATTCGTGGTCAGAAGATGGGCTTTGTGTTTCAAAGCTTCAACCTGATCCCGTACCTGACGGCGCTGCAGAATGTACAGATCCCGCTCAGTTTCTCGAAGATGCCTGTCAGCGAGCAGCAAGAGCAAGCCACCGAGATGCTAACCTATCTGGGCCTGGCCGAGCGTCTGCATCATAGGCCATCGGAACTGAGCGTAGGACAGCAGCAGCGTGTTGCCTTGGCACGCACGCTGGTCAACGATCCCCAGATCATTCTGGCCGACGAGCCGACCGGCAACCTCGACCCCAGCAGTCGAGAAGTCGTACTCGAGATCTTCGACCAGTGCCACCAACAAGGCCGCACCTTGGTTGTCGTCACCCACGACCCCAGCGTTGCCCAGCGAGCTACCCGGCGTCTGACGTTGGACAATGGGATGCTGGTGGACGGGGACGAAAGAGGATCAACATCCACGCCGCAGGTTTCTGCCGCGTAG